The region GCAACGTATTGTCCCCGCCAGAGGTTGATTGGCGGATGTTCACGAAGTAGCGCAGGAGCGGCACCTCGCCCAAGACAGGGTGGTCATGGGTGGCCTGATGCGCGTCGCCCCAGCGGAGGGACTCAAGCTGTGTGCCCCAAGTCTCCTTGATCCAGAGCAGTGCGTCGTCCAGCGCCAACCGCGCCATGTCGTGGCAGGTCTCTACCGGCGCGGATTGGCGCACGTCACACCATTCCGCGGCTCCCTGCACATCGCGGAAGGCGCGTTCGATAAAAAGCGGTTGGACGTGGGTGAACTCTTCGGCCAAGGGCCCTAGTTCATCGCGGATCAGACGGTCCTGTAGTGCGCGGACCCATGCGGCATAGATCAGCGGCTCAGGCAGGTGCTCGTTCATTTCACCGGACCAGCCCGCCAGCAGATCAAGCGCGCGCTGACGTTGACGCTCGGGCGTGCCATCGGGCGCGGCCTCTCCGGTGAACCAAAGCTCCGCTCCGATGAGCGGCAAGAGCGCGCGGGCCGTGGGACTGACCGTATCAAGCTGCGCTTCGATGAAACTGTCGCGGGTATGTACCTCGCGGTTTTGCATCAGCCGCTGCCAGCGTTGCACCCGCTGTGTATCACCCCAGACGAAGGAAACGTGGTTGGGGAAGGGGCGGTCAACCGTTTTGTTGTTGGTGTTGCCAAGGATGCCGCCCGCGGGGGCGATGAACTCAGGGTTCGCGGTATAGGGCAGCATTCCGTCCCAGCGGTTGGCGGCGATCCAGCCGGGGCTGGGCATGCGCCCTTCGCTTTGGTGATTGGCATCGCGGCGCGGCATGGCGCCGATGGTTTTCATGGCGATGGTGTCGCGGTCGACCAGCGTCAGGTTCTGCGCGGGCGCCACATAGTCGGTCGCGGCATTGATCGCCTGCTGCACCGATTTCGCGCGCATCACCTTCATCGCGGCGGCAAGCGAGGTGTCTTCTTCGGTCAGGAGGGTCGCGGCGACAGAGGCCACATGCCCCGGCGGCGTGATGCTGCCAAGGTTGTAGTGGCTACCGGGCAGCACCGGTCCGTTGTCGGTCCAGCGCAGGGTAACGGTGATCGGGTCGGCATCGGCGATATTGATGATGGACGAGCGTTTACGGAACCTCTTGAACCCGTCGGGGGTGCGGTATTCCTCGGTGTTGTCGGGGTTCAGCTCTTCGATATAGACGTCTTGGTCGTCGACATAGGCGGTGGTCAGCCCCCAGCCCAGATCGGCGCTGCGGCCCGTGAGCACCACGGGCATGCCCGGAATGGTGCCGCCGATCACGCCGCCCGTCTCCAGCTCAAGTCGGGCCAGATACCAGATTGCGGGGGCGGTGAAACCCAAGTGAGGATCATTGGCCAAAAGCGTGCCGCCCGCAGCAGAGCGCGTGGGCGCTGCGGCCCAAGCGTTGGAAGCGCCGGCGAAGGCCTGCCGTTTGAATGGCGACAGCGGGTGACTGTCCATCGGCACCGCGGCGGCGTGGCGCGTCGTCACCTCGGGAAAGAGGGCGGCATATTCGGGCAAGGCGGCGACCCCGCTGCCCGGCGCATCGGGCAGGATATCGCGCAGGCGGTCTTGGTTGCTCAACTCCAACGACACCCGTGCGCGCAGCACTTCGGCCTCCAGATGACCCGACATCTGCAGGCCCATCAACTTGGCCACCGCGAGCGAATCCGCAGGTCGCCACGGAGCCATGGGCGCATTGAACAGCCACATCTCAGGCGCGCCCCGGCCCAAGGCTTCGGTGTTGATCTGATCGAGACGCGCGTTGATCCCGGCGGAATAGGCTTCGAGTGCGGCCTCGGTCTCGGGGTCGAGCTTATCCGCCGCGGCAACGGCGAGGCGATATAGATCATAGCGCCGCATCAGCTTGTCCGTGGTCACGGTGGCAGTGCCGAAAACCTCAGACAACCGCCCCTGTGCGGTGCGCCGCAGTGTGATCAGCTGCCACAGCCGGTCTTGGGCATGGGCAAAGCCGAGGCCAAAGAAGACATCCCCATCGGTTTCGCCAAAAATATGCGGCACATTGGCATTGTCGCGCACGATTTCAACCGGGGCGGTGATGCCTTGAACCTGAACCGTATCGTCATAATCGGGCAGCGACCGCGCGGCGAACCAGTAAACCAGCAGCAAGACCACCACGCTCAGCGTAATGAGAAACACCGCCAATCGGATAAGCCAGCGAAACATCAATGCCATCGGGGGGTCCTCGGCTGGCGCGCAGATTGACCGGAGCGCGCAGGGTGGTAGGTGTAATGTCAGGCAATAACGCAACTGAATGATAAGGAAAAGCACATGGCTAAGCTCGCGTTTCTGGGACTGGGTGTCATGGGGGCTCCGATGGCGGGGCACCTGCAAAAGGCCGGCCACGAAGTGACCGTCTATAACCGCACCGAAGCAAAGGCCGACGACTGGGTGAAAACCTATGGCGGCTCCATGGCCAAGACCCCGCACGCGGCGGCAAAGGATGCGGATTTCGTGATTGCCTGCGTGGGCAATGACGATGACCTGCGTTCGGTCTGTCTGGGAGAGGACGGGGCCTTTGGCGGTATGACGGCGGGGGCGATCTTTGTCGATCACACGACCGTTTCAGCGGCCGTGACACGCGAACTTTATGCCGCCGCCGATGACGCGCAGGTGAGCTTTGTCGACGCGCCGATTTCGGGCGGTCAGGCAGGAGCGGAAAACGGCCAATTGTCGATCATGTGCGGCGGAGATGAGGGCGCCTTTGACCGGGCGCTGCCAATCATGGAGGTCTATTCCAAGATTTGCCGCCGCATCGGCGACAGCGGCGCGGGCCAGATGACCAAAATGTGCAACCAGATCGCCATCGCCGGGCTGGTGCAGGGGCTTTCCGAAGCGCTGCATTTCGCAGAAAAAGCCGGGCTTGATGGTCGCGCAGTGGTTGAGGTGATCAGCCAAGGTGCCGCCGGGTCATGGCAGATGGCGAACCGCTATGAGACCATGCTGGAGGATGAGTTCAACCACGGTTTCGCAGTGGATTGGATGCGCAAGGATCTGGGCATCTGTCTGAACACGGCGGATGAGACAGGGGCGAGCCTGCCGGTCACAGCGCTGGTCGATCAGTTCTATAAAGACGTGCAAAAGCAGGGCGGCGGGCGTTGGGATACGTCGAGCCTGATCAAACGCCTGCGCGCCATGGGCTAAGCCAAACGGCAAAAGAGAGAGGGCAGCGCCGGTTAAAAACTGGCGCTGCCCTTCAAAGACCATTGGTTGACCCTGCGTTAGGGGATGATCCGCGTGTATTTCGTGCCTTCCAGCGTCGCGCCGATGCGCAGGCCCGCGCGGCCAAAGACCGCCGCCAGAACGGGGGCCATGACGGTGGTGGTGTCGGCGCTTACGCTGTCGCCCTTGTCGGAAATCACATATTCCAGACCGGCCCCTGCGGCCCAACCCGGCGAGCTGCGGAATTCGCGCAAGGCAGGCTCGGTCATGAAGAACAGCACATGCGCATATTGCTGCGCGCCGATCTGCAACCCGCCCGAGGCTTTGGTCACTGAATAGTAGTCCACCGTCACGTCGTTGACGCGCAGGGCACCGCGCCCATATGCGCCGCCAAAGCCAAGGCCCGCTTCGGTCACCAGCGGCATGACGAGCATGCCATTGGCCTTTTCGGCCAACTGTCGCGTGTTGGGATAGCCGCGGTACATCTCGGCCAGTGTCGCGTCGACACGCGCGTCGATCATCGCGCCGCCACGTCCGCCGACGCCGTTGCCGCAGGCCGCGGTCACCCCGAGCGCCGAGAGGGCGCCCAATGTCACAATGCGCCGGTTGTATGTTTGATTGCTCATGTTCTCTGCCTGTATATTTGAGATCGGTTGCCTGCTGCCGGTTTTCCCAGCTTATGCGCGAGATTACGCATAATCACGCGCCTTGTCATGTTGATTGGTCCCTTTGCGCAGATTTACGCCCTTAGGTCACGCGCTTTTGGCCAAAAGCCGGGCGACATCGGGGGCGAAGTAGGTCAGCACCCCGTCGCAGCCCGCGCGTTTGAAGGCCAGAAGGCTCTCCATCATCACCCGTTCGCCATCGACCCAACCTTGGTCCGCCGCGCCTCGGATCATGCTATATTCGCCCGACACCTGATAGGCGAAGGTCGGCGCGCCGAAAGCGTCTTTCACACGGCGGCAGATATCCAGATAGGGCATGCCGGGTTTGACCATGACCATATCCGCGCCTTCCGAAAGATCGCGTGCCACAAGCCGCAGCGCTTCGTCGCTGTTGGCGGGATCCATTTGATAGGTTTTCTTGTCGCCCGTGAGTGCCGAAGACGCGCCCACTGCATCACGGAACGGGCCGTAGAATGCACTGGCGTATTTGGCGGCATAGCTCAGGATCATCACATCGTGATGCCCGGCGGTCTCAAGGGCTTCACGGATCGCGCCGATGCGGCCATCCATCATATCCGACGGCCCGATGATATCCGCGCCTGCTTCGGCTTGGGCCAGCGCCATCTTGACCAGCGCCTCGACGGTGCGGTCATTCACGATGATGCCGTCTTCGACAAAACCGTCGTGGCCGTTAATGTTATAGGTGTCCAGCGCCACATCGGTCATCACC is a window of Sulfitobacter sp. W027 DNA encoding:
- a CDS encoding NAD(P)-dependent oxidoreductase; the encoded protein is MAKLAFLGLGVMGAPMAGHLQKAGHEVTVYNRTEAKADDWVKTYGGSMAKTPHAAAKDADFVIACVGNDDDLRSVCLGEDGAFGGMTAGAIFVDHTTVSAAVTRELYAAADDAQVSFVDAPISGGQAGAENGQLSIMCGGDEGAFDRALPIMEVYSKICRRIGDSGAGQMTKMCNQIAIAGLVQGLSEALHFAEKAGLDGRAVVEVISQGAAGSWQMANRYETMLEDEFNHGFAVDWMRKDLGICLNTADETGASLPVTALVDQFYKDVQKQGGGRWDTSSLIKRLRAMG
- a CDS encoding penicillin acylase family protein, coding for MALMFRWLIRLAVFLITLSVVVLLLVYWFAARSLPDYDDTVQVQGITAPVEIVRDNANVPHIFGETDGDVFFGLGFAHAQDRLWQLITLRRTAQGRLSEVFGTATVTTDKLMRRYDLYRLAVAAADKLDPETEAALEAYSAGINARLDQINTEALGRGAPEMWLFNAPMAPWRPADSLAVAKLMGLQMSGHLEAEVLRARVSLELSNQDRLRDILPDAPGSGVAALPEYAALFPEVTTRHAAAVPMDSHPLSPFKRQAFAGASNAWAAAPTRSAAGGTLLANDPHLGFTAPAIWYLARLELETGGVIGGTIPGMPVVLTGRSADLGWGLTTAYVDDQDVYIEELNPDNTEEYRTPDGFKRFRKRSSIINIADADPITVTLRWTDNGPVLPGSHYNLGSITPPGHVASVAATLLTEEDTSLAAAMKVMRAKSVQQAINAATDYVAPAQNLTLVDRDTIAMKTIGAMPRRDANHQSEGRMPSPGWIAANRWDGMLPYTANPEFIAPAGGILGNTNNKTVDRPFPNHVSFVWGDTQRVQRWQRLMQNREVHTRDSFIEAQLDTVSPTARALLPLIGAELWFTGEAAPDGTPERQRQRALDLLAGWSGEMNEHLPEPLIYAAWVRALQDRLIRDELGPLAEEFTHVQPLFIERAFRDVQGAAEWCDVRQSAPVETCHDMARLALDDALLWIKETWGTQLESLRWGDAHQATHDHPVLGEVPLLRYFVNIRQSTSGGDNTLQRGLTRGTGKDPFYNVHGAGYRGVYDFADPDSSVFVTSTGQSGHFLSRHYDDMAQLWRRGEYIPMSLDAELARAAAVGVTRLEPAQ
- the hemB gene encoding porphobilinogen synthase, which encodes MQPVHAPFPATRLRRTRANAGIRALVRENDLQLGDLIWPVFVREGDGVEEPIPSMPGVMRRSVDKLVAAVREAADLGIGAVCVFPYTGPEDRTEDCACAWDPQNATNRAITAIKKAVPQMVVMTDVALDTYNINGHDGFVEDGIIVNDRTVEALVKMALAQAEAGADIIGPSDMMDGRIGAIREALETAGHHDVMILSYAAKYASAFYGPFRDAVGASSALTGDKKTYQMDPANSDEALRLVARDLSEGADMVMVKPGMPYLDICRRVKDAFGAPTFAYQVSGEYSMIRGAADQGWVDGERVMMESLLAFKRAGCDGVLTYFAPDVARLLAKSA
- a CDS encoding YSC84-related protein; protein product: MSNQTYNRRIVTLGALSALGVTAACGNGVGGRGGAMIDARVDATLAEMYRGYPNTRQLAEKANGMLVMPLVTEAGLGFGGAYGRGALRVNDVTVDYYSVTKASGGLQIGAQQYAHVLFFMTEPALREFRSSPGWAAGAGLEYVISDKGDSVSADTTTVMAPVLAAVFGRAGLRIGATLEGTKYTRIIP